The window TGACAGGAGCCGTCTTCAGGGCTGACATGTTGTCAAGATGTTTGGTGTTAACAGGGCAATATGACGGGGCCAACTCTCTGGGAAGAGCGACGACGCCTCGGCACAGAGTATGCTGATCGGCTGACATTCATGTTGCTGAACTGGCGACTCGGATTGGCGGGGGCGTGTGTGCGAAAAAGCTGAAAGCGTCGAGGGTCATGTTGACCGGGCGCAGACACGCTTCAGGTGAATAGAAGGGTAGCCATGATCTAGATGGAAGAATTTGTTGTTATACTCAGGCAATGAACCAATCGACAGAATGACCTGCTAAGTTGACAACGAGATCATGTCTATATTCTTGATGGCCTGTAACTTCGGAATAGCATGTTGCCGAGGGGCGCaacagctggtggtggtgatgatggctgttCAAGGTGATGTGAACcggagagggaaaagaggagaagcCGGGGAAAGACAACATTGGGGCAGGATCTGCAGGTTGACGGTATTCGAGAGTCCACATCATACATCAAATCTGTCATGGATGAAGAACTCGAGTTGTTGAAAGGTCGATCCGACatgctggtgttgaggggaAATCAGCCAAGGGGGAACCATCGCCATGTGGACATTGTTATGCCAAGCAAGGCTTGACAGAAGACTGCGAGGGTTGGTAGCGACTAACACATGGCTTCCGTTCGCCAAGAATATCGAAAAGATTCTTGCTGGGAGAGGAAATGCTTCACAGGACGACAGGTCTGATTCGGATGCTTTTGTGGAGAGCATGACATCGGCATGGATCACGGCACCAAGCCGCTCTCTCTTGTCAACACCTATCTTTCTAGGCCACGGGACCGATGATGCTATGTTTGATGTTCAGCTCGGACGTGAGGCCAGAGATGTGCTCTCCAAAGTAGGATTTCGGGTTGAGTGGAAGGAGTACTTGGGTGCAGAGTTGGAAGGTCACTGGATCAAGGTGccagaggaggttgatgatatCACGACCTTTCTGAAAAGATATACCGGCAGTGATTAATAGGTAACCGGTACTTTCCATAGGAAGATGTAACAAGACCAGTCGCTCTTTCCAATGACAGGGAGTGGTCGGGTGTGTTGTGAGCGCCTTCCATGATTACTGCCTCGGACGGGACCAAAGATGCACCTTCCTTTTAAAAGTTTTTGCCATGCCCTATATCAGACTCATGTCAAAATTTCAAGCAACATTTTGTGCGGTGCAAACCATAGGACCACCCATCAACAATCCCAATATGGAGTGTACCAAGGACACCACCCAGGACACAGGTCCAGACCAGCTTCAACAATCCGTTGCCACCGGCTGGGCTACCTTTCTCGCTGCCCAGCATTGGTCCCGGGAAGTAGATGCCCTCAGAAGGTCCCTCAACGAGCACATCAAGCAGACAAGCACACAGCATGAGCTTTTGTCCGTTGCTGTTGTGCAGTCCAAACCAAGCTCTCCTGTTACTGAAGCCAGCCTTGAAAACCACCTCGAATCATTGCGGCAGGAAATGACGGAGAGCATGTCTCAGCTCTCGCAAAAAATTACATCTCACGAGGAGAGAACTGAACATCTCCGGTCTCTCACATCTGATGATATCAAGGACGTTCAAGAGAAGTACTTATCAGCGCTCGGCATGGTCGAATACCTGCAGGGGGAGCTACGAGACATGAGATCAGACAAGGTCAACACTGAAAACAAGCTCACGGCGCTAGAGCGAGATACTGAAAACAAACTCACGGCACTGGGACGCCAGATTGCTGCTCTACTACCGCCTCAAACACCATTGCCCGACGAGGCCGTCAGCTTCCTCAACCAGCTAGTCTCTCGTCGTGCTGAAGTGATGAGAATCCTCAGCCTCCCCTGCCATGAAGAGTTCACACAGTTGCAGCAAACCCATGGTGAGAAAACGCCTGAACAAACCTCCATCAGACCTTGGGCTTACCTCCTATAGTCACTGGAGCCACTGCCAACCCCGAGCATACTACCATACCGACAAACCCGCCTAGGCTCGATaacacaaacaccacacccacTTCAGCACCATCCATCACAGACATTCAAATCCACGTGCCGGACAGAGGGCAGAGGCAGAACACAGTGAGCAAACACAGTCAGCCCCACATGGCGGTTATCACTCGAAAGCAGCCCAAACGGAAGGCCGCAGAGCCTCCCCAGAAACAACCCAGTCCAAAAAGGGCCATGCCACTGGGGACATCTTCAACCAAAACCAGCCTCGTTAACCCGCCAAAGACGGTCCCTGCTGATGCCCAGGACACCAAGGATCTCTACCACCGGTTCCGGAGCCGGTATGACACCAACCCGCCCCAGGATCAAGTAAGAGGCATCTGGAGATTCATCAACCAGATAAAGAATCCCGACGTCGCAAAGCATCTTCAGGAGTCTCTTGTCATCTCCCTGCCCGAGTACGTGAAGTTGGGTTCAAGAAGTCGACTGGCGACACAAGTCAACGGCGTCCAGAGAATTTTCATTACGATATCCGGGAAAGTGACCTGGAAGATGTTCTCTGAGGCGTTTGACAAGTATGCGGCTTTGCATTTGAAGGAGTGAATGTGGCTACCAGGAGATTGATGacattgatgatgatgagaatggtGCAGTGGATGGAATGATACGAAGTATGAGCGAACCGAAAATTTGCTGGAAATTTGCTTCACATAAGACGATGTAGCTTGGCAGATATGGGTgaaggatggatgggggttgtAGGTATGGGGTTTCTGTGGTCCATGTACATTATCGACAGATTTGCTATTTAGGCCACTTGCAGGAGCTTTCTCATCCACAATGGCTGTATCATAACATCCTTGACAAGCAGTCCACTTATAAGTATGGGAAATATTATTCAAATGTTTTTAAAAAATACCTCATGCGATGTGTATGTACCGTTTTCCAGTTGGTGATTCAAATATCCTatgcaaaccaaccccctctcttccGCACTCGAACCCCTCTTACTATCTTCAACTTCTGTaaccaactccctccctcccctcagtCCGCAGACCTCAAGCCATTCACCCCCACAAAGTTGGTGTACTCACACCTGCAACCCCCAGtaccaccatccatccccccaaaactcGGGTTGAAAAACCCGCCCGGGTTGACCAAATCCCCCGTGTTGTTCATCTGATTGAGGAACAGTTTCGCCTCACTGGTgacaaccctccccctctcacccaccccccgcaTAAAAACAAATTTATTCCCCGGGATACCCCCGTGCGTATCAAGCGTGACCGTAATCGGGTAAGGGAACGTGCCGGGCTGTGTCCCGTTTACATTCGCCTCCCGACCGCCAAACCCGCCGATTagcttggtggtgttggactTGCGAGTCCAGATCTCGACTTTATACCGGACTGACAGCCAGGTAATGACAAATTTCGCTTCTGAGATGGGGGAGCCGCCGTTGCGGtcgatggagggggggagccgctcgttgagggaggagaggtagATTGTTTTGTTGTAGTACGAGTAGAAAGAGTATCGTTCTGTTGGTAGGCCGCGGTCGTagaggcggaggggttgctgAATGGGAaagtggaggtggttggcgGGCGCGGCGGTGCCGTCTTTGTTTAGGATGGGTGGGGGGACGAGGTCGGAGATGTTGAGGGCAGGGGAAAGGTTGCCTGAGGCTTGGCGGGGTTGGTTTTGATGGTCGTCAAATCCCCCCCtgcgggtgaggaggttggggccGACGGTGGAGTTCACGgagcggaggatggagatgtAGAAGGGGGTGGGCTCGCCGGCTTTGTCGTCAGAGACAACAccgtcggtggtgttgcctAGGAAGAACATGTCTTGGAAGgtggggggggcggggacgggtttgaggatgaggttgccGGGGGTTTGGCGGGGTGTGACGAAGAGTCGGCGGAGGATGGTTGAGAAGCTGATGCCGTTGCTGCGGATGGAGAcggagcgggtggtggtgcggttCCGGCCGACTGTGCGGTTGAGTTCATCTAGGGGTCTTCCGGTTCCGAGGTCTATGGGGGTAGGCCGGGGGGGTTCTTGACCGGTGACGTTCCATGTCtgtctggtgttgttgtcgaacTGGATTTGAAGGATGAAGCTTGGCTGGTCCGCGTTGAAAGGGGCCACGGAATCGGCCTCTTCTTTTGGGAGCGAGCAACTCCAAAGTGTTGCCGGTTGGATGCAGACTGTGCTTGAGTCTGACTGAGTTCCTATCACTGTCGAAATGCCAGTGGGCATTGGTGGGAAGTcggtgaggttgagaaaCCGTGATGGGATGCTTGCTTCGGCCACTGTGCGCCGTGATAGAACCACTCCAAGGACAACCCCCAAAATAATCATGGAGATGAGGGCAGTAAGGATGCCAAAGCACACTCGTCTCCGCTTCCGTCCCTCGGGCCCTGGCTTCCCAAGAGCACCGCAGCATGGGAAACACCCACGCCCTACTTTCCTCGCCACAAAGTCTTCTTTTTCGTGCCTCCTTCGCTTTCGTTCTGCCGCCAAGTTGGGCAAATAGTTTGCTGGGAGAAAAGACCCTATCGGCCGGTCTGGCAGCCGCATCTGTGTCAGAGGTGGTGTCAGAGGAACATTTTGGAGACCGATGGCGCCTTGGGATGTCATTGTCTGCGATAAACCAACAGGAACGGGacctggtgatggggggaaCATGGTGATCACAGCGTGGCCTGGAGGAAGCACCGCCTGGTAACGAACATTCTCCTGTCTATGTGGAGGTGAATAGGGAGGCGGGAGCTCAGGTGTTCGAGATTCCTCAACCAGGATGCGTGACTTTTCTGTTTGGGTCTCGGGTTGAGACACTACCGTTGATGCTGGTACCGGTGCCGGCACTGGAGCTGGATCTGGGGCTGCTCTCGGGCCTGTAATAGGTGCCGGtactggtgctggtgctggtgctggtgctggtgctgatcCTGGCGGGTCTGGAGTTGATTGCGTGGGCTCAACTGGTGAAAAGTCCTGAACAATGATGCGTGGCGGACGTTGCTGTGGAATTGTCTCAATCTTCGAACTGCTAGACTGGCCAAAATTGGACCTCGTGAGAACAGGCGAGAGCCCCGTCTTTTGGTTTGTCGTTTCCCACCATTCAGTATTCATCTTCGGCTCAGCAGCTTCTCCTACAGTCGGGagtcttggtgttgctggggttggtACAAAAGGGGAAGTGACTTGATCCCACCATCCCTGAGATCGCGTACTCCCACCAGTATTTGACCTCTGCCTGTTAGTGTGGCTGTATGACTTTTTGGTGATTACTGGactgccatcttcctcaaaaAGCGTCACGGGTGTGTCCATATCGCTGTCATCGTCACTGACATAAAATGCAGTTGTTGCCGTGTCTCGTCTGTTGTTGCCCTCTTTGCTCATCCCAAAGCCATCCACACGATCGCGGTCAGATATAGGAGAGAATTTCTGACCTCTGTAGCCAgaagggatggatggaaCGGCTGGGACATAGGCCGTTTGTGGAAGGATCATGCCATCGAGACCCCGAGGTGAGAAATCGTCCTCGGTATCCGGTGACCATGCAGATACCGGCTGctttgatggcggtgatgttggtggttggcgaAAATAGGGGGGCAAGTCCACTGGTGTCTCGACCACAGCTGTATGGGGGCTGATGACTACATCCGAGTCTGTAGGCATCTCGAAGCCGATCATAATAGGCCCGGCACTAGGTGAGAGATCAACTTGCGGCGAAGACTCAGCAACTAGCCTATCGactcttttgccttttgttGGCTTCCGTTTCAGCCAGCCGAAAGTGCTGCTAGATTCACCGTTCTGTTGCCCTTCCAAAGCTAACAAGGCGGCGGCATCAACGAATTTCCCTGTTCGACTCTCGCGATTTGCCGAATTCAGTTTCATTTGGTTGGCGATATGCTGCTGCTTTTGTTGACGGAACTTGGACATGTCGGTGACCAGTTTGATGCCCGCCCTTGCGTTTTGTGCCTTTTGTCTATGTCGAGATTTTaacctcttcaccttctgTACGGACAGGCGTGGTGCTAAAGAGGCGGTTGTTGTCTGATTTGGCTGTCCAGATGGAAATGGGTCTGTGTTGATGTCCACCAAGGGGCCGTCCATGGGGGCAGCTGTCATGGGAGTCAacacttcatcatcctcccatTCTTCCCAGTCCTCCTTGGTCCTGCCAGTGAGGTGGCTTCTGGGACGATAGGGAGGGGTCCGTAAGTCGTTCATGTTGTCCATGTTGGGTGTATTGATTAAATTGTGCTTGATTATGTAGCGATGGTTGGTGTGTGATGGGCTCTTGTCAGAAATATTATTAGGAAGAGGAAATTTGTTGCAAGTCGAAATGGAACCAGGCCATTTGGCAACAAGACCTTTGTAGAAGACTTCGATATGGCCACAGGTGAGTGGAAACGTGATTGAATTGTGTCCCGGTGATTAGAATCCTTCCAGTCAATAGACAATAGAAAAGAAAGGAGCACCTTGAGGAAGAACAGGCATTTCTCGGTGCAGGTGGCTGTTTCAAAGAAAGCCAACAATGCAAGTCCACCAGGAACAATGGAGCCAGAACAATAGGAACAATGGAGAGAGAAAACCACGAGAAGAACGACAGATAGAAAAGAGAGGCAAGTGAATAATTTGCAAGGAGAAACCAAACACAGTCACCGCCAGCCatttcaccaccacctaaCCGGGAATCCGACTTATGGATCCATTTGCGGATGTCTGAGTGGCTCGCCTCTGGCCGGACTGCATCTGCCCATGTTTGCGAGAAAGGGCTCGTCGTTAAGCAGAGCGCTCTCTGTGGACAGAAGGAAATGCCCCATTTGATGGGGCATGAGAACTGTGTGGAATAAGCGCTGCGAGGTTGCTTCGCGCCGAGGGATTGGCCACGGCGAAGCGCCCATGTATACCTATGGTCTTGAACTTGATGTTGATTGGTTCCTAGTCGCGGCTGCATTCAGACCCGTCCATCCAATTGTGCTCATCGTGTCGCTTCGCAGCGCAACATGGAGATTGAAAGCTCCACACAGCTAGTGAAGAGTCCAGAACAACAAATCTGTCGCGTCATGGCATTTGATGAAACCGAAGCTGGCTGAAAAGATAGTGACTGGTTTCCAGTGGATTTGTTTCCGCCTGTTCGTGAACTGTGGAAGGTGGGTGGGATACGGGTGTGGCCCGTGCGTCCCGCTCAAAacccacaacaacacagGCGAAGTTCGAGATCCTTGAACAAATCACCATCTAAACATCACAGCTTGATGGTTTCTCGAGCTGTCTACTGACTGATCGTTAGGTAGACACGGCCCATATTTCTAGCAACACCAGTCTGTACTCTCACCTAAACCCACAGGCAGCTTCTCTGCTGAGATTCCAGGCAAGCGCTGCCAAGTCCGCCAAGCGTCCAGCTCTTGCCAAGCTTTATTGCCAAGCCGTCAAGGGCTGCAAGAAAGACGTCACTAAGGTCCCTTGCAACTTAAATCTGTGTTGGCTGCAACATATCTTGATCGATTAACCTCAACGACGCATAAATGAACATAGATCAATGACATGATATTTTGATAGCCACATCCTTGTTTCCAGCGAAGTTCCACTACCTCTACTACCTCGTTTCTCCAGGTATCTAGCAACAAACACACTCCttgccgcagcagcagcaatcgCACTCTTCAACAAATCCACCACGCATGCCCACTTCAGGTTGAGGTTCCGCACTCTGTTGACAAAATGAGTCAGGCATGTGAGATATATCTAACATCATCTTAAGAGAGTCACAGGTTGCTTGTTACCAGACCGTCGAGTGGAATAGCCTCCATGGGCTGCTTTGTTGAGGGGCATCGTCGGAGGGCATTATCTTGGTTTTGAAAGAGGCTGGCTTCAAGAGCTGATGAACATGTAGGTAGGATATGATCTGAAGACGACGGCGTGCACACTAGGCCCCATTTATCACATTTCAGCATCCTACCTATTAGGAGACTGTAATGGGCCAGAAGCCAACAAACCGATGAAAACCAGACTGCCGTGCTTTCCATATTTCGTCATCCTTTAGCTGTATGTTTCTCAACAGCCAAAATGATGCTGTTTCCGGCCATCGAAATAACCGGGTATGTTAAAACGCCAACAGCAGCCTGTGCGTAAGTGAATTTTCATAGGATGAACAACCACGACATCGGAGCTGGTTGTGCGTTTTATGCATGGCTTACTGAGATAAGTTACAAGGACTGACATCTCCAATCAGGTTGAGGGCTTCATCGCCAGTGGCACTTGAATCAAATTATGGTGTCAGACGAATATATGGATGTCGTATCCACCGGCACTTGAATTCACCATCGATCACGCCCTTACGAACCGCTGGGCCCGGTATGGCAACCATCCACACCAAGTAGACTGTCAGAACGGCGTAAAAACGGGAAACGGcgcccaaccccctcaatGATCATGCCCCGACAAAGAAGGCTAACACGGGAAACTGAAAACCCATGCCAACACATGTTAACGATGAGGATTGTACCTTGTGAAGAGGTTAGAGAGCCAAGAGAGAGGTCAAAGCCTCCAAGACAGTGAATCAGTCACTCGAGTGGCTCGATAGAATCATCTTCTATCACAGTGATGACTGTACTAAGGTGTCAATATGTCCAGAAAGGCAATCTGGAAGATGTAGTATGATATCTCGATGCCAAGTGAAACAGTGTTTCAAGGTAGAAACGATGTTCTTTTGCATTCGACAATCCCGCCAGCATTGTCATGCCGTCTTGGAATCGCCCCAAACTCGGAACAGACAGTTTCTAGAAACGCCGGCAAATGTTCTATCACGGGGGCCAAAACCAGGAAAATGTTTGCTTGGCAAGATCATGTCGCTCACGTTTCATTGTTCCGCGTCCTGGTATTTGGCACTCTGCAATATTTCCGAAAGTTTGGATGTCAGATGCTGGTCGGCGGCTCAGCACAACTCAAAAGTCTCGTGCCAAGAAAATGCTCATCTTCACAAACATGAAGACCATCAAGGAGTCCAGTAAAAGAGCCAACTTAGTGTTCAGATGTGAGCTTTTCCGGCCCACCTAGGTATCTTACCGGCAAGCACTATCACGGCCGTTTTGCCTTTTGAGATATGATGCTGCAGAACGCCACCGAGGAACCATTTTCAATTGGGGCGCTGAGAGTTGATAGTGGGTAAGATTACGTAGGCTTGGCACCTTTTCAACAACGACttgaaggaaaaggggatacGATGGAGTGACGGCCATTAGGTATGGAAATCCGAACCCTCATCTGTCACCTCTCTCCCTATCCCAGCTTTCATGTGTCCGGATCCGGTCTACTGCTGTTCTGCCGCTGATCCGAACCGGCTTCTGAATTCGTCGGATACACGCGTAAACATGGCCCCGAATCGCGTCACCCGCAACCTGGAGCTTGCCAGGGGATTGTCGTGACTTGAGGACTTCTGGAGAAATGGAGAAATTGGTGATGGCGTTTGTGAACGTTGGGGTCTTGGTTTCTAACCCCCCTGAAATTGAACGGTTCTGAGAGATAAGGTGGACGCTACCCGACGTTTAGCGTGTTGCAGACAGGTTGATCTCTGGCAATGATTTGTCCCATGTTTCCATCTGCGACCTTGAAAATCCTGAGAATCCCGTCCTACGCTGCAAACGGAGAGACAGTGACGGGATGGAAACAAATATGGAGTTGAAGGCAACAAGCCAGCTGTTTCTCGTGTATGTGCTCACAGTCAGAATCAGAGGCTCATCAGGACTGGCAAGCATTGGGGTTTTACCTCAGCCCAGGGCGTTGAAGAAACAGGGCCCTCCACGGGCCCCAGGCCAAGGAGCGAGGACCCTGCCGAACAAAcaaggggggaggaaaaaGCTGGCTGACCGCTGCCGAAAAAGTCTTGGCTTCACAATGTCCACTCTGGCCaaatcctcaacaacaattGTTTGATAATTTCGAACAAACTCGACATCCACCGCCCCTCAAGCATACCTATGAATCCCAATCCCACTCCTTCATCTGCACCGACGACCAAACCCCGCAGCGTCGCCCCGCGTGGATCGAGACGCGCACAGAGCGTCCAGAGGGAGTGACGAGAGAGACGACAGTCTTACAGCACCACCACATTACTGGATCTGCCGTTTCGGTAGGCGGTACAGCAGACGCCTCGTCGTTTATTCGGCTGCAACTGCGAGTTTCACCAGCTGCAATCGCAATCAAGACTGGAATAAATCTCCCCCACAAATCGAAAGCTTGGTGAGGTGGCTCCCGTCCCTCCCATTCAACCACCCAATCGCCAGCGCCCCATCCCCGTACGACGTTGAAGAAAAACCCACAAACTGGCGTCCTCCCAGAACGGCGGagcgtcgtcgtcgtcgttcaGCGACCGACCGGTACGGTCCCATCACCGAAGACGCTCATCCGCCGCCGGACCCAGTCCAGGTAGTCTGCGATTGGACAACCGACGCTCTCCTTCGGCCTATTTGACCGTCCAGCCTCAGCATCAGCCTCAGGGACCTCTCTCGCCGATTCCAGGTACGTGGTTACTATCCCCCTGGTCCTCGTGTTCCCCCTTCGGCCGCCAGCAGCCACGGGTGACAAGCACTCTTTGTGTTTGTGCAAACCCTTGTGTGGAATGTATATCACACAGCAACAAGCtaatccctcctccttcgaTTTCTAGGCACACCCAGTTTCCCGATGTCCTTGTCTCGCAGTCCATCTCCCGTACCTGGCGGCGGTTGGGCCAGCCCAGGTCTCAACATCGGCAGCGGTCGATCGAGTCCAACCAGAGGATACACAGCGGGGTCGAGCAGCGCAACGCCTGTCATGTGGGAATCATCAAGACTAAAAAAGGCTGGCGGGTCCGGGTACCCTTCCTTTGCGACGCAGAACTCGAGCTTCCTGTCAAAACACATGCGCAAGATATCGAGCAGCCTCCCCCGTTTCaacagctccagcagctcgcCCTATTCCGAGAAAGAGAAGCTTGGCCGTGGTAGATGGTCGGCTCAAAACGTACCGTTGCTGGGAAGATTACGGGCTCTCATGGGACGCATGGGCCGGAAGATGAAGATACGGCTACTCATTTTGCTTATGCTTTTATTTTGCATCATCGTATTTTACAATACTCGTAAGTGGACATCTAGGGACGGGTAGCTCGTACGAGCCGCGGCTAACAATACGCCCAGCTTTGGTATATCATTGGAGAAGAACGTCATGGCTTGGCGGCGGTCAAAAGTTTGTCATCATATTGGCTGCCAACGTTGGTGGCGGTGTCATGGAGTGGAAGGGAGCACGAGAATGGGCGATTGAGCGAGACTCGGTTAGGAACAAAAAGAAATACGTGGGCAGATGGGGATACGATCTGGAGattgtcgacatgagcaCCAAGAAACGGTATGCCCACGAATGGCGCGAGAgttgggagaaggtggatTTCATTCGCACAGCGCTCAGAAAGTACCCCAAGGCCGAATGGTATGTCTGGTTGCTGCTTCCTGTCCACTCGTCCGATGGTAGCTAACGCATATTCTAGGATCTGGTGGCTTGATCTGAACACCTTCATCATGGAACCAAGCTATTCACTCCAGGACCACATCTTCGACAACCTTCACAAGCATGTCTACCGCGACATCAACGAATACAACCCGCTCAACATCACACACCCGATGACGGACGAGTACCTCGACGCTGATTCGCGAAGCCCCGTGGGTGATGGCAACGTCAACTCGGTGAACTTGATCCTGCCCCAGGACTGCTCTGGATTCAACCTTGGCTCCTTCTTTGTTCGCCGGAGCCCGTGGACTGACCGGTTGCTGGATGTCTGGTGGGATCCTGTGGCATACGAACAGAGGC is drawn from Podospora pseudocomata strain CBS 415.72m chromosome 1 map unlocalized CBS415.72m_1, whole genome shotgun sequence and contains these coding sequences:
- a CDS encoding uncharacterized protein (COG:I; EggNog:ENOG503P2JM), translating into MWTLLCQARLDRRLRGLVATNTWLPFAKNIEKILAGRGNASQDDRSDSDAFVESMTSAWITAPSRSLLSTPIFLGHGTDDAMFDVQLGREARDVLSKVGFRVEWKEYLGAELEGHWIKVPEEVDDITTFLKRYTGSD
- a CDS encoding uncharacterized protein (COG:I; EggNog:ENOG503P2JM) yields the protein MECTKDTTQDTGPDQLQQSVATGWATFLAAQHWSREVDALRRSLNEHIKQTSTQHELLSVAVVQSKPSSPVTEASLENHLESLRQEMTESMSQLSQKITSHEERTEHLRSLTSDDIKDVQEKYLSALGMVEYLQGELRDMRSDKVNTENKLTALERDTENKLTALGRQIAALLPPQTPLPDEAVSFLNQLVSRRAEVMRILSLPCHEEFTQLQQTHVTGATANPEHTTIPTNPPRLDNTNTTPTSAPSITDIQIHVPDRGQRQNTVSKHSQPHMAVITRKQPKRKAAEPPQKQPSPKRAMPLGTSSTKTSLVNPPKTVPADAQDTKDLYHRFRSRYDTNPPQDQVRGIWRFINQIKNPDVAKHLQESLVISLPEYVKLGSRSRLATQVNGVQRIFITISGKVTWKMFSEAFDKYAALHLKE
- the MNN10 gene encoding alpha-1,6-mannosyltransferase (EggNog:ENOG503NXHI; CAZy:GT34; COG:G; COG:M), with amino-acid sequence MSLSRSPSPVPGGGWASPGLNIGSGRSSPTRGYTAGSSSATPVMWESSRLKKAGGSGYPSFATQNSSFLSKHMRKISSSLPRFNSSSSSPYSEKEKLGRGRWSAQNVPLLGRLRALMGRMGRKMKIRLLILLMLLFCIIVFYNTPLVYHWRRTSWLGGGQKFVIILAANVGGGVMEWKGAREWAIERDSVRNKKKYVGRWGYDLEIVDMSTKKRYAHEWRESWEKVDFIRTALRKYPKAEWIWWLDLNTFIMEPSYSLQDHIFDNLHKHVYRDINEYNPLNITHPMTDEYLDADSRSPVGDGNVNSVNLILPQDCSGFNLGSFFVRRSPWTDRLLDVWWDPVAYEQRHMEWEHKEQDALEQLYTTQPWIRKHTGFLPQRMINSFPPGACSENGNDTRIHYDQKDRDFLVNMAGCEWGRDCWGEMYNYRELSYWLNRNPWELFKEEFVAVIWFKLTGQKVKL
- a CDS encoding uncharacterized protein (COG:O; EggNog:ENOG503P0XE) → MDNMNDLRTPPYRPRSHLTGRTKEDWEEWEDDEVLTPMTAAPMDGPLVDINTDPFPSGQPNQTTTASLAPRLSVQKVKRLKSRHRQKAQNARAGIKLVTDMSKFRQQKQQHIANQMKLNSANRESRTGKFVDAAALLALEGQQNGESSSTFGWLKRKPTKGKRVDRLVAESSPQVDLSPSAGPIMIGFEMPTDSDVVISPHTAVVETPVDLPPYFRQPPTSPPSKQPVSAWSPDTEDDFSPRGLDGMILPQTAYVPAVPSIPSGYRGQKFSPISDRDRVDGFGMSKEGNNRRDTATTAFYVSDDDSDMDTPVTLFEEDGSPVITKKSYSHTNRQRSNTGGSTRSQGWWDQVTSPFVPTPATPRLPTVGEAAEPKMNTEWWETTNQKTGLSPVLTRSNFGQSSSSKIETIPQQRPPRIIVQDFSPVEPTQSTPDPPGSAPAPVPAPITGPRAAPDPAPVPAPVPASTVVSQPETQTEKSRILVEESRTPELPPPYSPPHRQENVRYQAVLPPGHAVITMFPPSPGPVPVGLSQTMTSQGAIGLQNVPLTPPLTQMRLPDRPIGSFLPANYLPNLAAERKRRRHEKEDFVARKVGRGCFPCCGALGKPGPEGRKRRRVCFGILTALISMIILGVVLGVVLSRRTVAEASIPSRFLNLTDFPPMPTGISTVIGTQSDSSTVCIQPATLWSCSLPKEEADSVAPFNADQPSFILQIQFDNNTRQTWNVTGQEPPRPTPIDLGTGRPLDELNRTVGRNRTTTRSVSIRSNGISFSTILRRLFVTPRQTPGNLILKPVPAPPTFQDMFFLGNTTDGVVSDDKAGEPTPFYISILRSVNSTVGPNLLTRRGGFDDHQNQPRQASGNLSPALNISDLVPPPILNKDGTAAPANHLHFPIQQPLRLYDRGLPTERYSFYSYYNKTIYLSSLNERLPPSIDRNGGSPISEAKFVITWLSVRYKVEIWTRKSNTTKLIGGFGGREANVNGTQPGTFPYPITVTLDTHGGIPGNKFVFMRGVGERGRVVTSEAKLFLNQMNNTGDLVNPGGFFNPSFGGMDGGTGGCRCEYTNFVGVNGLRSAD